GGACTGAGGGATATTTCGGCAGAAGAAATTGAGTATATTCTGAACACCGCCAAAACAATGAAATGTATTGTTACATCTAATAACAAAAAAACAGCACATTTACAGGGAAAATCAATTATTACACTATTCTACGAAAACAGTACTAGAACGAGACTTTCATTTGAACTGGCTTCCAAATACATGGGAGCCAGTGCCGCAAATATATCAGCATCAAGCAGCAGTGTACAAAAGGGCGAAACCTTAATAGACACAGGAAAAACAATTGATTCTATGGGTTCGGATATAATTATAATGAGACATCCCATGTCCGGTGCACCACATCTGCTGGCCAAGAATGTAAAATCCTCAGTAATAAACGCAGGTGACGGTATGAATGAGCATCCGACTCAAGCTTTGCTGGACATGTTTACCATACTGGAGAAGAAGGGTACATTAAAAGGCCTGAAAGTTGCCATAATAGGAGATATACTCCACAGCCGAGTTGCCAGAAGCAACATATGGGGACTGACGAAAATGGGTGCGGAGGTTAATGTAGCAGGGCCTGCTACACTGATACCGCCTGAGATTGAAAAAATAGGTGTAAATGTTTTTAGTACGGTTCAGGAAGCAATGCTTGATGCTGACGTTGTCATGGGTCTTAGAATTCAACTGGAGCGTCAGAAAAAAGGATTGTTCCCCACTATAAGAGAATACTCAAGGTTTTTCGGAGTAGACGATAAAAGGCTAAAGCTTGCCAAGGAGGATGCAATAGTACTGCATCCGGGTCCTGTAAACAGAGGGGTTGAGCTTTCTAGCTCAGTCACAGACGGTGAACAGTCTTTCATAGACGAACAGGTAACAAATGGCGTTGCCGTAAGAATGGCTTTGCTATATCTTTTAACAAGGAGGGGAATCGTTAATGAAGTTACTGATTAAAAACGGACATGTTTTGGACGTAAAAACCGGCTTGGACAGGGTTACCGATATATTAGCAGTAGATGGTATTATCCACGAGGTAGGAAGTAAAATAGATGAAGCAGGCTGTGAAGTAATTGATGCAACGGGCTTATATGTAACCCCGGGGCTGGTCGATGCTCACTGTCACCTGAGAGACCCCGGATATGAGTATAAGGAAGATATAGAGTCAGGAACTAGAAGTGCGGCAAAGGGAGGTTTTACCTCGGTTGCATGCATGCCAAATACCAACCCGGTACTGGACAATGAAGCAATGGTAAAGTACGTAATAAATAAGGCGAAAACCGATGGTTTTTTAAATGTATTTCCTATTGGAGCATTGTCAAAAGGGCTAAAGGGAGAGGAACTAAGTGAAATCGGGGAGCTCAAATTTGCAGGTGCAGTTGCACTTTCAGATGATGGCAGACCTGTCGGTAACTCCTCATTAATGAAAAAGGCAATGCAATATGCTTCAATGTTTGATATAACTATTATTTCACATTGTGAAGACCTTGACCTGGTAGATGAAGGCCTTATGAATGAAGGATATCAGTCATCAATTCTTGGTTTGAAAGGCAATCCTGCTCCCGCTGAAGAAGTAATGATTGCAAGGGATTTGATACTTGCAGAGTATACAAAGGCAACAATTCACATTGCCCATGTAAGCACAGAGCTGGGAGTTGATTTAATAAGAAATGCAAAAAGAAGAGGTGTAAAAGTTACGGCTGAAACGTGTCCGCATTATTTTACACTGACAGATAATGCTTGTGAAGGGTTTAATACAAATGCAAAGGTAAATCCTCCGCTAAGGACGCAAAAGGATGTGGATGCAATAATTCAAGGCCTGAAGGATGGCACCATTGATATTATCTCAACAGACCACGCCCCCCATCATATAGACGAAAAAAATGTAGAATTCAAGATTGCCGCAAATGGAATGGTTGGCTTTGAAACAGCTTTTCCCTTGGCAGTAACCTATCTGGTTAAACCCGGACACCTTTCCCTGAAAGAACTTGTATACAAAATGAGTTTTAATCCATCACAAATGCTTGGACTAAATAAAGGTACTATCGAAGTCGGAAAACTTGCTGATTTGATAATTTTCGATTTAAATGAAGAGTACAAGGTTAATATTACAGAATTCGAATCAAAGAGCAAGAATTCACCATTTAACGGTTTATTACTTTATGGTCAGCCCCAGTATACCATTGTGGGTGGAACCCCTGTAGTAAGAAAAAAGGTACTGTTGTAAAAAAAATTATTATACATTGGGCTTTTCAAGCAGTGATAATTATGAATGCCCGGAAATGGAGATAAAAATGTTTATTGACAGACTTATAGAGAGTATTCAGGAAAAAAATAATCCCACAGTTGTAGGTTTAGACCCCAAGATTGAATATGTGCCTACTTTTATTAAAGAAAAAGCCTTTAAGGAATACGGTAAAAACTTAAAGGGTGCTTCTGAAGCAATTTTAAACTTTAATAAAATGATAATTGATTCAATATATGATCAGGTTCCCGCAGTTAAGCCACAGCTTGCTTACTATGAAATGTATGGAATTGATGGATTGATTGCTTTCCAGGAAACCTGTAAATATGCAAAAAGTAAGGGTTTGATCGTTATAGCAGATGGAAAGAGAAATGATATTGGCACAACTGCCGAGGCCTATTCAAAGAGTTTTCTGGGCGAGACAGAAATAGACGATGGAGTAAAGCAAAAGGTTTTTGATGTAGATGCTCTTACAGTTAGTCCATATTTAGGAATTGATGGTGTTAAACCTTTTATTCAGGACTGCATTAATTATGACAAGGGAATATTCGTGCTGGTAAAAACATCCAACAAATCTTCGGGGCAGCTTCAAGATATTGTAACTCAACAATGCAAAAGTATTTATGAAGTTATGGGCGGTTATGTACAGGAATGGGGAAAACCTCTCATGGGCAAATATGGCTATAGCAGTGTTGGAGGAGTGGTTGGAGCAACATACCCTAATCAGGCCAAGTTGTTAAGGTCAATTATGAAAAATGCATATTTTCTGGTTCCGGCGTACGGTGCACAGGGAGGAACAGCAAGAGATTGTGCAAACTCATTTAACAGGGATGGACTTGGGGCAATTGTTAGTGCATCCAGAAGTGTAATTTGTGCATATAAGTCTGATACATGGAAGAATGAATATACCGAAGAGAAGTTTGCAGAAGCTTCGAGAGCAGAGGTTCTTAGAATGAAGGAAGATTTGAACACTGCACTTGGCAGGTAATCAGATATTAATAGAAGACACAGAGGTGAAAATATGAAGGCTTTTTTATTACTGGAAGATGGAACTATATTCGAAGGCAACAGCTTCGGAATGGAAGGAAAAGTAGTTGGTGAGGTGGTTTTTAATACGGGTATGACAGGTTATCAGGAGGTTCTGACAGATCCGTCCTACTGCGGACAAATCGTATGTATGACATACCCTTTAATTGGCAACTATGGCGTAAACATAGAAGATATTGAATCCTTGAAACCACAGGTTAAGGGGTTTATAGTAAGAGAGCTTTGTAAAACTCCAAGTAACTGGAGATCAATTGAAACCTTGAATGAATATCTCAAAAGAAATGAGATAACAGGTCTTGAGGGCATTGATACAAGAGCATTAACAAGGATTCTGCGTGACAATGGCACTATGAAGGGTACTATAATTACAGCGGAACAGCTGGAAAATATACAGGAAGAACTTACAAATGTAAACAGCTATACAGTCAGCAATCCGGTGCTACAGGTAACTACACGTGAGATAAAGCACTACGAAGGAGAAGGATACAAAATAGCACTTCTGGATTACGGTCTTAAACAGAATATTGTAAGATCACTGTTAAACAGGGGCTGCGAAGTATATGTTTTCCCGGCAACAGCAACAGCGGATGAGGTTTTGGGGGTAGATCCCGATGGAATAATGCTCTCTAACGGACCCGGAAGCCCAAGGGAATGTCAGTTCCAAATAGATACTATAAAAAAGCTTATCGGCAAAAAGCCAATATTCGGAATTTGCCTTGGACATCAGCTTGCAGCCTTGGCCAACGGAGCCAATGCCATAAAGCTCAAATACGGGCATAGGGGCTGCAACCATCCTGTAAAAGATATTGAAAAGGATCTCACCTACATTACTTCCCAAAACCATGGATACACGATTGTTGAAGAATCACTTAATAAAGAAACTATGACTGTAAGTCATAAAAATATGAATGACGGAACCATCGAAGGAATAAAGTACAAAAACGCTCCGCTCTTCACTGTGCAATTTCATCCGGAAGCATCACCGGGGCCGGAAGACACAGCATATTTGTTCGACGAGTTCATTAAAATGATAGATTATTCAAAAAATATTTTATAAAAGAAGCTGGAGGGATAATATACATGCCAAAACGTAATGATATTCATAAAGTATTGGTTATCGGGTCCGGTCCGATAATAATTGGTCAGGCCGCAGAATTTGACTATGCCGGAACTCAGGCGTGTCAGGCACTCAAGGAAGAAGGAATAGAGGTAGTGCTGGTAAACAGTAATCCTGCCACCATAATGACCGATACGAATATAGCAGACAAGGTTTATATAGAACCGCTTAAAGCGGAAGTAGTAAAAAATATAATACGATGTGAAAAACCTGATAGCATTTTACCTACACTGGGCGGCCAAACAGGCCTGAACCTGGCAATGGAACTTGCAGAATCAGGTTTTTTGCAGGAGCAGGGAGTAAAGCTTCTGGGAACCGCCACCGAGGCTATAAAAATGGCAGAAGACCGACAGGATTTTAAGGATACCATGGAGCGTATAGGCGAACCCTGTATTGCAAGCAAGGTTGTTACCACAATAGAGGATGCAATTGCATTTGCACGTGAGATTGATTACCCCGTTATTGTAAGACCTGCATATACACTGGGAGGAACAGGTGGAGGAATCGTCAATAATGAAGAAGAACTGCGGGAAGTAGGAGAAAACGGTTTAAGACTCAGCCGTGTTCACCAGGTTTTAATTGAAAAATGCATATCAGGATGGAAGGAAATAGAATATGAAGTAATAAGAGACGGTAAAGGAAACGTTATAACTGTATGCAACATGGAGAATATTGATCCGGTTGGAGTACATACAGGGGACAGCATAGTTGTTGCACCTTCTCAGACTCTTGCAGACAAGGAATATCAGATGCTGAGAACCTCGGCATTAAAAATAATATCAGCCTTGGGAATACAAGGGGGCTGTAATGTACAGTATGCACTTCATCCTACAAGCTTTGAATATGCTGTAATTGAAGTAAATCCCAGAGTAAGCAGATCTTCGGCACTGGCCTCCAAGGCAACGGGATACCCTATAGCAAAGGTTGCTTCAAAGATTGCGATAGGCTATGGTCTTGATGAAATAAAAAATGCAGTAACCGGAAAGACGTATGCATGTTTTGAACCAACTCTTGACTATGTCGTAGTAAAAATACCAAAATGGCCATTTGATAAATTTGTAAAGGCAAAGAGAACACTGGGAACCCAGATGAAGGCAACTGGAGAGGTAATGTCTATAAGCAGCTCCTTTGAGGCGGCATTAATGAAAGCAATACGTTCCCTAGAACTGGGAATATTTACACTGGAGCAGGACATATATAAAAATCTTGAAGGCAGCGAGATTGTGCAAAAGCTTCATGACATAAACGATGAAAGAATATTTGTCATAGCAGAAGCAATAAGACGTTCTATAACAGTTGAAGATATTCATGAAATAACCAAGATAGATTATTTCTTCCTTTGCAAGATAAAAGAGCTTGTAATAATGGAAGAAAAGCTTAAAAATGTAAGTAAGGATCAGCTAAATAAGGATGTCCTAAAAAAGGCAAAGAAAATGGGCTTTACAGACACGATAATCGCCAAGCTGTCAGGGATTCCTCAAAAAGAGATAACCGAACTGAGAAAGCAGAAAAATATTATAGCGGCATATAAAATGGTTGACACCTGTGCAGCTGAGTTTGAGGCTGTGACACCATACTACTACTCAACCTATGATGATTTTTCAGAGGTTAAGGAATCCCAAAAAGAAAAAGTTCTGGTTCTTGGGTCAGGCCCAATAAGAATAGGTCAGGGAATAGAATTTGACTACTGCTCTGTACACTCTGTATGGGCTTTAAAGGAATTGGGTTATGAAACAATAATTGCAAACAATAATCCTGAAACGGTAAGTACTGATTTTGATACCGCTGACAGGCTTTACTTTGAACCATTGACGGCCGAAGATGTGGCAAATATTGTTGAGGCTGAAAAGCCCAAAGGAGCTATAGTACAGTTCGGTGGACAAACTGCCATCAAGCTCACAAAGGCTCTGGATGATATGGGAGTAAAAATATTTGGTACAGAAGCTAAAAATGTAGATGCTGCCGAGGATAGGGAAAAATTTGATGAAATACTCGAAAAGACAGATATTCCAAGACCTCAGGGCAAGACAATATTCACTCTTGATGAAGCAATAGCAGCAGCAAATGAACTGGGCTACCCGGTACTTGTCAGGCCTTCCTATGTACTTGGAGGGCAAGGTATGGAAATAGCTTACAATGACAAGGATGTTAAAGAGTTTATGGAGATTATAAACAGAACTGTTCAGGAGCATCCTATACTTATTGACAAATATATGATGGGTAAGGAAATCGAGGTTGACGCCATATGTGACGGTGAAGAGATATTAATACCCGGTATTATGGAACATCTTGAGAGAGCAGGGGTTCATTCAGGTGACAGCATATCTGTATATCCTACACAGACTCTAAGCGACAAGGTTAAGGAGGTTGTAGTAGATTACACTATAAAACTTGCAAAGGCCTTGAATGTAATAGGAATGGTAAATATCCAGTATGTTTTATACAACAACCAGGTTTATGTAATAGAGGTAAATCCAAGATCAAGCCGCACTGTTCCTTATATCAGCAAAGTAACAGGAATTCCTATGGTAAATCTTGCAACAAAGGTAATGATGGGTAAGAAGCTTAAAGACTTCAAGTACGGAACGGGATTATACAGAGAACCCGGATATGTTTCAGTTAAGGTTCCCGTATTTTCCTTTGAAAAGCTCGATGAAGTTGACACAAGCCTTGGGCCTGAAATGAAGTCAACAGGTGAGGTGCTTGGAATAGCGGACAATTTACCCGAAGCTTTGTACAAAGGCATTATAGCGTCAGGAATCAAGCTTCCAAAGTCGGGTGACGGAATACTTATGACAGTGAGAGACACCGACAAGCCTGAGTTGATTCATATTGCTGAGGAATTTGAAAAGTTGGGCTTCACCCTCTATGCAACAGGCAAGACTGCAAATATGCTTAATAACAACGGAATAGCAACAAATGCGGTAAGAAAGCTGGATGAAGGCTCGCCAAACATTATTGAACTAATTCACGCAGGCAAGCTTTCAATGATAATAAATACCCCCACAAAGGGAAGAAACTCAGACAGAGATGGTTTCAAAATAAGAAGAAAAGCAGTTGAAATGTCAATACCATGCCTCACCTCGCTTGATACGGCAGAAGCAATTATTAAGTGCCTCAAGCTCGGCAAGACCGAAGGTGAGCTTGAAGTTCTGAATTTAAGCATATTTGACGAGTAAAATACCGGAGGTAAATATGGGTAAGATTCTAAAGGAACAGATTGTAAGCACACAAATGCTATGCAAGGATGTCTTTAAAATGACTATCAAGTCTGAGTACGTTGCTTCTAATGCAAAACCGGGTCAGTTTGCTAATATCAGATGCGGTGGGTTAGATGCAATGCTCAGACGTCCTATAAGCATTTGCGATGTAAATAAGTCTCAAGATACGTTTGATATAGTTATTCAGGTAAAGGGAAGCGGTACCGAAAAGCTTTGCAGTATGTGTCAGGGAGATGTTGACATAATGGCACCTCTGGGAAATCCTTTTACAATAGGAGATAAGTATAAAAATATATGTGTTGTGGGAGGTGGTATTGGAACCTTCCCACTCCTTTATCTGCTAAAATCCTCCCAATCAATTCACAAGACTGCTTTACTTGGATTCAGAAACAAGGAAGCAGTTGTTCTGGAGGATAAATTCAAGGCTGCCGCAGACACTGTGGAAATAGCTACAGATGACGGGTCATATGGGAAAAAGGCCTTTGTGACAGAATTGCTTGAGGAGAAAATTATGTCCCAAAAGCCTGATATTATCTATACCTGCGGGCCGACTATAATGATGCAGAAGGTCGCGACTATTGCCGAGAAAAATGGAATCCCATGTCAGGTGTCTCTGGAACAACGAATGGGGTGTGGTATAGGTGCATGTCTGGTTTGTGCCTGCAAAACGAAAAAAAGTGATGACTGGGGATTCGGCCATGTTTGTAAGGATGGGCCTGTATTCTGGAGCACGGACATATACTGGGACTAATTAGGAGGGTATTGATTTATGTCAAATAGGATAGATTTAAGTGTAGATATTGCAGGAATCCGGTTTAACAACCCTGTTATAATGGCATCCGGTACCTATGGTTTTGGTAAGGAATACAGCGAGTATGTTGATTTGAATCAAATCGGAGGAATTTCCGTAAAGGGGCTTACTCTCAAGGAAAGAAAAGGCAACAAGCCGCCTAGAATAGCGGAAACTCCTGCAGGTATACTTAACAGTGTAGGGTTGCAAAATCCGGGAGTTGAAAGTTTCATAAAGGATGATTTGCCGTTTTTGAAAAATCATAAAACTAAAATAATTGCAAACATTGCCGGAAATACTATAGAAGAATACTGTGAAATGGCGGAAATACTAGCCAGTTCAGGTGTAGATGCCATAGAAATGAATGTGTCGTGTCCGAACGTTAAGGCAGGGTGCCTTGCTTTTGGGACTACGCCCAAAGGCATAGAGGAAATTACATCTGCAGTAAAAAAGTACTGTAAGCAGCCATTGATAGTAAAGCTGACTCCAAATGTCTCCGACATTAGGTCGATAGCAGTGGCTGCCGAGGGGGCAGGTGCAGACTGTATATCACTTATAAACACAATATTGGGACTTGCAATCGATATAAATAAAAAGAAACCAATTTTAGCAAACAATTTTGGAGGCCTTTCAGGCCCTGCGGTAAAGCCTATTGCATTAAGAATGGTATATGAAGCTGCACACTCGGTTAAAATACCTGTAATAGGAATGGGAGGAATTAGCTCATGGGAGGATGCCATAGAATTCATTCTGGCAGGAGCATCAGCTATAATGGTTGGTACAGCAAATTTCGTTAACCCCATAGTTCCGATAGAAATAATAAGCGGAATTGAAAAGTATCTTCAAAGTAATGGACATACAAATGTAAACGAAATTGTGGGAAAGCTTGAGTTAAATGACTGATAAATTTGCTATAATTAATATTGTTGTATTATATTTATAATATTGGAGGTACTCATGAAAACAAGGCTTATATTTGTAAGACATGCGGAGGCAGAAGGTAATTTCAACAGAGTATTTCATGGATGGTATGACAGTAGGGTTACGGAAAAAGGGCATAAGCAAGCAAAGGCAGTAGCAGAAAGACTTGCGGATTTGCCTATTGACATAATTTATTCAAGCAGCTTGACAAGAACCCTGCAGACAGCACAGTATATAGCTGATGTTAAAAAACTCCCTATTATCCGAACTGACAAAATGAAGGAAATCAACGGTGGCGACTGGGAAGATGTGGCATGGGAAGTACTTCCCCAAAAATACCCAAATGAAAACTACACATGGGAAAACGAACCCCATATGCATCAGATGCCTAACGGTGAAAACATGGAGGAATTCTATAACCGCCTTATGAAGGAAGTTATGAATATAATCAATCAGAATAAGGGGAAGAGTATATGCATAGTCACACACGGTACTGCTATAAGGGCAATGCTCTGCAGGTTTTACGGCAAGTCTCTAAAGTATATGAAAAATGTGCTGTGGCATGATAATACATCAGTAACCATTGTCGATTATAATGATGAAAATGATGAGTTCCAGGTTGTACTTGAAGGTGGTATTGAACATTTAGGTGAGGAGTTGAGTACTATTCAGAATCAGGAATGGTGGCAAAACTACATGGAGTCAAGGCAAAAAAATAATTAACTTTTGGGGGAGTTAAAATGGAAAAAAGTAATCTTATAAATTGGTTATTTAAAACCAATGCTGTAAGGATATGTCCTGAAAACAAGCCATTTTGGTATACGTCATCCAAAATTGGCCCTTACTACATAAATACACATTTTCTTTATGGCAGTGAAGAAAAGGCAAATAGTCTTTTAAAAGTAATTGATGTATGCAAAGAAAATAAAATGGACTGTTCAGAGATAATACTTGAACTTGCCCGTAAGAACTTTGAGACTGACGAGATATACAGAGGCCTCATAACAATGATGTGTGAGTATATAAAGAGTAATATTAATATAAAAAATGTAGGATATATTTCAGGTGGAGAAAGAAGAGACTGGTTCTTCTCGCTGATAATAGCTGATATTCTCAAAATACCTCACATAACAATATTCAAAGATTTGACAGCTGTACTGTATAAAGATGGTATATCATCAGATGTAGCTGACCTTAGAGGAGCAAATGTACTTCATATAGCGGATATAATAACGGAAGCTTCCAGCTATGTGCGTGCATGGATTCCGGCTGTTAATAAACTAAATGGTAATTTGAAATACAGTCTTGTAGTAATTGACAGATTACAGGGAGGTACTGAAAAGTTAAAGGATGCAAGTGTTGAATCCCACGCACTTATGAATGTGGATAAGGGTCTTTTTGACGGTGCACTTACGGGTGGGCATATTTCATCCGAGCAATATGCCTTGCTTATGAAATATCTTGACAATCCAACAGGCACTATGAAGGAGTTCTTAATTAACCATCCTGAGTTTCTGGAGAATTCCCTTAATGCAGATCCCAGGACCGCTGAAAGAGCTCGTATCTGCATAGAACAGGATATTTATGGTCTGAAATAAATAATTGCTGAATACATATACCATTGAAAGAATATGGAATTCAATAAAGAACTCGATAGGGTTGGAGTGATTTAATGAAGAGATTTGTATTTGTAGCATCCATAGTATTGGCAGTTGGCTTTGTAGCAATATTATGCTACAGCCACTTTGCTTTTCAGGATGCTTTTTTCTTTCTCAGGGGTGAGGTTAAAATTGAGAAAATAGTTTGTCAAGGGGATATGGACGGGGATGGTATTCCCGACAACGATGATATTGTACGGGGTGCCAGAATGGAGATAGCCAACAGGACAAAGTACCAAAGTACTTACTATGAGGGAGGATATCCGCCAAAATCAGAAGGGGTATGTACAGATGTTGTGTGGAGAGCACTCAAAAATGCAGGATACGACCTGAAGGCACATATGGATGCTGATATTTCAAGAAATACATCAGATTACAAAAGTGGTGTTATTATACCTGATCAAAATATAGATTTCAGGCGTGTAAAGAACCAGTATGTTTTTTTCAAAAGGTATGCTACCAATCTTACTACAGAGGTAAAGCCATTTGACAGGAAAAACTTATATGAATGGCAACCCGGTGATATAGTAATACTGAAAAACAGTGACCATGTTGCTATTATATCGGATAAACGCAGGAGAGATGGAGTCCCCGCTATAATACACAACTCCAGCACTTTTCCAATGGAAGAAAACTTGCTTGTAAAATGGAGCAAAAATGGCCGGATAATAGGGCATTTCAGGTTCCCGCAAAATGATTTGGAATAAAAATGGAAGAAGGGATTTGGTGTGGCAACTCAAAAAACAAATGTTATGAGAATTTTGGATAGTGCGAAAATCAATTATAATATGTATACATACGACAGTAAGGGCGGAGCAATAGACGGTGTTTCAGTAGCCGAAAAGATAGGACAACCTGTTGAAAGAGTTTATAAAACACTGGTAACCAGAGGAAACAGCAAGAACTTTTTTGTATTTGTAATTCCGGTAAGCAAGGAACTTAACCTGAAAGCTGCTGCAAAAGCAGTTGGGGAGAAGTCCATAGAGATGATAAGAGTGGATGAAATCAATAAGGTTACAGGCTACATAAGGGGAGGCTGTTCGCCCATAGGGATGAAGAAAGACTTCAAAACAGTAATTGATAGTACTTGTAAAAACCTTGCTACAATTATTTTCAGCGGGGGGAAAATAGGTTTTCAGGTTGAGGTTAACCCAAAGGAATTGGTAAATTTCATAAAAGCGGGTGTGGAAAACATAACTGAATAAAGGCAATAAAACAATGCCACAGATAATGACGAAAATCTTAAAAGTAATAAAAGACGTATAAATGAAAAATTCTAGCTTTGAGGGATTTGGGGAATAAAATAAATGTTTACAATTTAATACAAATAATATAATATATACCTATAATAATTTATTAGGAGGGGTATATATGAAAAAACATCTTGTAATTCTCTTGGTTATGTGTATGCTCTTTACCAGTTGTTTTCCCATGCTGGTAATCCAAGCTGAGGGCTTGGAGGATCTTCCTGCACCACAGGACCGTTATTTGTGGTCAATAGCAGCAAATGACAATGGGCTTTTTGTGGCTGTTGGAGATTACGGTATTGTTAGGTTAACAGAAAATGGCATGGATTGGAAGGATATTCAGCTTCCAACGGATTCACAGCTAAACTCAGTTGCCAGCAGAGGAATTCAGTTTGTAGCAGTAGGTGATTTTGGTGCAATTTATACTTCAGAAGAAGGTTATGACTGGAAAGAGGTAATGCCTCCAAAGTTTGATTACAATCTTACTTCTGTAGTATCAAACGGAAAAATTTTCGTTGCTTCAGGAAGTGATGGAGCGATTCTTTACTCAGAAGACGGATATAACTGGGTAAAGGTTGAAAAAGCATACACATCCTATAAAGAGACTATCCCCAATATAACAAGTCTTTTATGGAACGGAAGTGTATTCTATGCTTTGACTGATGTTGGGACAAGCCTGATATCAGAGAATGGTATCGATTGGAAAGAACAAGAAATCTATACGGCAGTTGAGACTAAATATGGTTTTTCATTGAAAGATGTTACCTGGGGTAATGATATGTTTGTTGCTACAGGTGAAAAGGGTAAAATTCATGTATCATATGACGGCGTGTACTGGAAACCGGTTTTCCAAGACGAAAAGGCATCCTTTAGAAATGTAGTTTGGAGCGAGTCTGAAAATGGTTTCTTTGCAACCGGAACTCGTGGACTTATTAGTTTTTCAAAGGATGGTTTCGGATGGGATAGAATATCAAAGGAAAATTTGTCGCATTATGCAGTAGAGCATATGGCAACGTTCAGAGATATATCTATTGCTATAGGCGGGGGTGGATTAATAACCAGAATCACATATCTTAATCACACCGTTGAAGTTATAAATGCAGGAGCAGATGATGGTTATCAGCTATATGATGTCACCTCTGGCGAAAGAACCTTAGTAGCCGTGGGTACTGACGGAAGAATAAGAAGATCAACTGATGGCGGTTTAACGTGGTCATACTTTAACCTTACTACAATTGATGACTTGGTTGATATCGATTACGGAGAAGGAGCTTATGTCGCAGTCGGACCCGGTGGTACAATCATCAGGTCTACTGATGGAGGGAAAAACTGGTACGCACCAATAACCGGCCTTGGTAATGATATAGAAGGTGTTACATATTCAAGAGGAAAATTTATTGCTGTTGGAAGCAACGGACTTATTCTTACATCAGGTAATGCAGGTGCTACATGGAACGACAATGTTGTTTCACCCCCGGTTAAATTGAATAAGGGTGAATATAACGGAAGTACATATGTTGTTGTTGGAAACAACGGTAAAATATTTACTTCTATTGATGGAGTAAACTGGACTGAACAAAGATCAGGAACTAATAAAAACCTTAAAAGTGTCGTTTGGGACGGTAGAAAATTTATAGCAGTGGGAGACAACGGTACAATAATTACTTCACCTGATGGCATAACATGGTCAACTTCAGTTTCAGGTTTCCAGACTAATTTTACTGATATTACTGTTTATGGGTTAGATACTTGG
This genomic stretch from Ruminiclostridium cellulolyticum H10 harbors:
- a CDS encoding dihydroorotase, with translation MKLLIKNGHVLDVKTGLDRVTDILAVDGIIHEVGSKIDEAGCEVIDATGLYVTPGLVDAHCHLRDPGYEYKEDIESGTRSAAKGGFTSVACMPNTNPVLDNEAMVKYVINKAKTDGFLNVFPIGALSKGLKGEELSEIGELKFAGAVALSDDGRPVGNSSLMKKAMQYASMFDITIISHCEDLDLVDEGLMNEGYQSSILGLKGNPAPAEEVMIARDLILAEYTKATIHIAHVSTELGVDLIRNAKRRGVKVTAETCPHYFTLTDNACEGFNTNAKVNPPLRTQKDVDAIIQGLKDGTIDIISTDHAPHHIDEKNVEFKIAANGMVGFETAFPLAVTYLVKPGHLSLKELVYKMSFNPSQMLGLNKGTIEVGKLADLIIFDLNEEYKVNITEFESKSKNSPFNGLLLYGQPQYTIVGGTPVVRKKVLL
- the pyrF gene encoding orotidine-5'-phosphate decarboxylase, translating into MFIDRLIESIQEKNNPTVVGLDPKIEYVPTFIKEKAFKEYGKNLKGASEAILNFNKMIIDSIYDQVPAVKPQLAYYEMYGIDGLIAFQETCKYAKSKGLIVIADGKRNDIGTTAEAYSKSFLGETEIDDGVKQKVFDVDALTVSPYLGIDGVKPFIQDCINYDKGIFVLVKTSNKSSGQLQDIVTQQCKSIYEVMGGYVQEWGKPLMGKYGYSSVGGVVGATYPNQAKLLRSIMKNAYFLVPAYGAQGGTARDCANSFNRDGLGAIVSASRSVICAYKSDTWKNEYTEEKFAEASRAEVLRMKEDLNTALGR
- a CDS encoding aspartate carbamoyltransferase catalytic subunit, which translates into the protein MNLKSKDLLGLRDISAEEIEYILNTAKTMKCIVTSNNKKTAHLQGKSIITLFYENSTRTRLSFELASKYMGASAANISASSSSVQKGETLIDTGKTIDSMGSDIIIMRHPMSGAPHLLAKNVKSSVINAGDGMNEHPTQALLDMFTILEKKGTLKGLKVAIIGDILHSRVARSNIWGLTKMGAEVNVAGPATLIPPEIEKIGVNVFSTVQEAMLDADVVMGLRIQLERQKKGLFPTIREYSRFFGVDDKRLKLAKEDAIVLHPGPVNRGVELSSSVTDGEQSFIDEQVTNGVAVRMALLYLLTRRGIVNEVTD
- a CDS encoding carbamoyl phosphate synthase small subunit, whose protein sequence is MKAFLLLEDGTIFEGNSFGMEGKVVGEVVFNTGMTGYQEVLTDPSYCGQIVCMTYPLIGNYGVNIEDIESLKPQVKGFIVRELCKTPSNWRSIETLNEYLKRNEITGLEGIDTRALTRILRDNGTMKGTIITAEQLENIQEELTNVNSYTVSNPVLQVTTREIKHYEGEGYKIALLDYGLKQNIVRSLLNRGCEVYVFPATATADEVLGVDPDGIMLSNGPGSPRECQFQIDTIKKLIGKKPIFGICLGHQLAALANGANAIKLKYGHRGCNHPVKDIEKDLTYITSQNHGYTIVEESLNKETMTVSHKNMNDGTIEGIKYKNAPLFTVQFHPEASPGPEDTAYLFDEFIKMIDYSKNIL